One region of Hordeum vulgare subsp. vulgare unplaced genomic scaffold, MorexV3_pseudomolecules_assembly, whole genome shotgun sequence genomic DNA includes:
- the LOC123420894 gene encoding DNA-directed RNA polymerase subunit beta has protein sequence MLRNGNEGMSTIPGFSQIQFEGFFRFINQALAEELDKFPTIKDPDHEIAFQLFAKGYQLLEPSIKERDAVYESLTYSSELYVSARLIFGFDVQKQTISIGNIPIMNSLGTFIINGIYRIVINQILLSPGIYYRSELDHKGISIYTGTIISDWGGRSELAIDKKERIWARVSRKQKISILVLSSAMGSNLREILDNVSYPEIFLSFPNAKEKKRIESKEKAILEFYQQFACVGGDLVFSESLCEELQKKFFQQKCELGRIGRRNMNRRLNLDIPQNNTFLLPRDVLAATDHLIGMKFGTGILDDDDMNHLKNKRIRSVADLLQDQFGLALGRLQHAVQKTIRRVFIRQSKPTPQTLVTPTSTSILLITTYETFFGTYPLSQVFDQTNPLTQTVHGRKVSCLGPGGLTGRTASFRSRDIHPSHYGRICPIDTSEGINVGLTGSLAIHARIDHLWGSIESPFYEISAEKAKEKKERQVVYLSPNRDEYYMIAAGNSLSLNQGIQEEQVVPARYRQEFLTIAWEQIHVRSIFPFQYFSIGGSLIPFIEHNDANRALMSSNMQRQAVPLSRSEKCIVGTGLERQTALDSRVSVIAEREGKIISTDSHKILLSSSGKTISIPLVNHRRSNKNTCMHQKPRVPRGKSIKKGQILAEGAATVGGELALGKNVLVAYMPWEGYNFEDAVLISERLVYEDIYTSFHIRKYEIQTDTTSQGSAEKITKEIPHLEEHLLRNLDKNGVVRLGSWVETGDILVGKLTPQIASESSYIAEAGLLRAIFGLEVSTSKETSLKLPIGGRGRVIDVKWIQRDPLDIMVRVYILQKREIKVGDKVAGRHGNKGIISKILPRQDMPYLQDGTPVDMVFNPLGVPSRMNVGQIFESSLGLAGDLLKKHYRIAPFDERYEQEASRKLVFSELYEASKETKNPWVFEPEYPGKSRIFDGRTGDPFEQPVLIGKSYILKLIHQVDEKIHGRSTGPYSLVTQQPVRGRAKQGGQRVGEMEVWALEGFGVAHILQEILTYKSDHLIARQEILNATIWGKRIPNHEDPPESFRVLVRELRSLALELNHFLVSEKNFQVNREEV, from the coding sequence ATGCTCCGGAATGGAAACGAGGGAATGTCCACAATACCCGGATTTAGTCAGATCCAATTCGAGGGATTTTTTAGGTTCATTAATCAAGCCTTGGCAGAAGAACTTGACAAGTTTCCAACAATTAAAGATCCAGATCACGAAATTGCATTTCAATTATTTGCGAAAGGATATCAATTGCTAGAACCCTCGATAAAAGAAAGAGATGCTGTGTATGAATCACTCACCTATTCTTCCGAATTATATGTATCTGCGAGATTAATTTTTGGTTTCGATGTGCAAAAGCAAACCATTTCTATCGGAAACATTCCTATAATGAATTCCTTAGGAACCTTTATTATAAATGGAATATACCGAATTGTGATCAATCAAATATTGCTAAGTCCTGGTATTTACTACCGCTCGGAATTAGATCATAAGGGAATTTCTATCTACACCGGGACTATAATATCAGATTGGGGAGGGAGATCGGAAttagcaattgataaaaaagAAAGGATATGGGCTCGCGTgagtagaaaacaaaagataTCTATTCTAGTTCTATCATCAGCTATGGGTTCGAATCTAAGAGAAATTCTAGATAATGTTTCCTACCCTGAAATTTTCTTGTCTTTCCCGaatgctaaggagaagaagaggattgAGTCAAAAGAAAAAGCTATTTTGGAGTTTTATCAACAATTTGCTTGTGTAGGTGGGGACCTGGTATTTTCGGAGTCCTTATGCGAGGAATTACAAAAGAAATTTTTTCAACAAAAATGTGAATTAGGAAGGATTGGTCGACGAAATATGAATCGGAGACTTAATCTTGATATACCTCAGAACAATACATTCTTGTTACCACGAGATGTATTGGCCGCTACGGATCATTTGATTGGAATGAAATTTGGAACGGGTATACTTGACGATGACGATATGAATCACTTGAAAAATAAACGTATTCGTTCGGTTGCGGATCTGTTACAAGATCAATTCGGATTGGCTCTTGGTCGTTTACAACATGCAGTTCAAAAAACTATTCGTAGAGTATTCATACGTCAATCGAAACCGACTCCCCAAACTTTGGTAACTCCAACTTCAACTTCAATTTTATTAATAACTACTTATGAGACCTTTTTTGGCACATACCCATTATCTCAAGTTTTTGATCAAACGAATCCATTGACACAAACTGTTCATGGGCGAAAAGTGAGTTGTTTAGGTCCTGGAGGGTTGACGGGGAGAACCGCAAGTTTTCGGAGCCGAGATATTCATCCGAGTCACTATGGGCGTATTTGTCCAATTGACACGTCTGAAGGAATCAATGTTGGACTTACTGGATCCTTAGCAATTCATGCGAGAATTGATCACTTGTGGGGATCTATAGAGAGTCCGTTTTATGAAATATCTGctgagaaagcaaaagaaaaaaaagagagacagGTGGTTTATCTATCACCAAATAGAGATGAGTATTATATGATAGCAGCAGGAAATTCTTTGTCCTTGAATCAAGGTATTCAGGAAGAACAGGTTGTTCCAGCTAGATACCGCCAAGAATTCTTGACTATTGCATGGGAACAGATTCATGTTAGAAGTATTTTTCCTTTCCAATATTTTTCTATTGGGGGTTCTCTCATTCCTTTTATTGAGCACAATGATGCGAATCGGGCTTTAATGAGTTCTAATATGCAGCGCCAAGCAGTTCCACTTTCTCGGTCCGAGAAATGCATTGTTGGAACTGGATTGGAACGCCAAACAGCTCTAGATTCGAGGGTTTCCGTTATAGCCGAACGCGAGGGAAAGATCATTTCTACTGATAGTCATAAGATACTTTTATCAAGTAGTGGGAAGACTATAAGTATTCCTTTAGTTAACCACCGTCGCTCTAACAAAAATACTTGTATGCACCAAAAACCTCGGGTTCCACGGGGTAAATCCATTAAAAAAGGACAAATTTTAGCAGAAGGAGCTGCTACAGTTGGGGGGGAACTTGCTTTAGGAAAAAACGTATTAGTAGCTTATATGCCATGGGAAGGTTACAATTTTGAAGACGCAGTACTAATTAGCGAACGTTTGGTATATGAGGATATTTATACCTCTTTTCACATCCGGAAATATGAAATTCAGACGGATACGACAAGCCAGGGCTCCGCTGAAAAAATCACTAAAGAAATACCACATCTAGAAGAACATTTACTCCGCAATTTGGACAAAAATGGAGTTGTTAGGTTGGGATCCTGGGTAGAAACTGGTGATATTTTAGTAGGTAAATTAACGCCTCAGATAGCGAGCGAATCATCATATATCGCAGAAGCTGGATTATTACGGGCCATATTCGGCCTTGAGGTTTCCACTTCAAAAGAAACTTCTCTGAAATTACCTATAGGTGGAAGAGGGCGCGTTATCGATGTGAAATGGATCCAAAGGGACCCCCTCGACATAATGGTTCGTGTATATATTTTACAGAAACGTGAAATCAAAGTTGGGGATAAAGTAGCCGGAAGACATGGGAATAAAGGGATCATTTCCAAAATTTTGCCTAGGCAAGATATGCCCTATTTGCAAGATGGAACACCCGTTGATATGGTCTTCAATCCCTTAGGAGTACCCTCCCGAATGAATGTGGGACAAATATTTGAAAGCTCGCTCGGATTAGCGGGGGATCTGCTAAAGAAACATTATAGAATAGCACCCTTTGATGAGAGATATGAGCAAGAGGCTTCAAGAAAACTTGTGTTTTCAGAATTATATGAAGCCagtaaagaaacaaaaaatcCATGGGTATTTGAACCCGAGTACCCGGGAAAAAGCAGAATATTTGATGGAAGAACAGGCGACCCCTTTGAGCAACCTGTTCTAATAGGGAAGTCCTATATCTTAAAATTAATTCATCAAGTTGATGAGAAAATTCATGGGCGTTCTACTGGGCCCTACTCACTTGTTACACAACAACCGGTTAGAGGAAGAGCCAAGCAAGGGGGACAACGAGTAGGAGAAATGGAAGTTTGGGCTTTAGAAGGATTTGGTGTTGCTCATATTTTACAAGAGATACTTACTTATAAATCTGACCATCTTATAGCTCGCCAAGAAATACTTAATGCTACGATCTGGGGAAAAAGAATACCTAATCATGAGGATCCTCCAGAATCTTTTCGAGTGCTCGTTCGAGAACTACGATCTTTGGCTCTAGAACTGAATCATTTCCTTGTATCTGAAAAGAACTTCCAGGTTAATAGGGAGGAAGTTTGA